A region of Marmota flaviventris isolate mMarFla1 chromosome 11, mMarFla1.hap1, whole genome shotgun sequence DNA encodes the following proteins:
- the Ormdl1 gene encoding ORM1-like protein 1, whose product MNVGVAHSEVNPNTRVMNSRGMWLTYALGVGLLHIVLLSIPFFSVPVAWTLTNIIHNLGMYVFLHAVKGTPFETPDQGKARLLTHWEQLDYGVQFTSSRKFFTISPIILYFLASFYTKYDSTHFILNTASLLSVLIPKMPQLHGVRIFGINKY is encoded by the exons ATGAATGTTGGAGTTGCCCACAGTGAAGTGAATCCAAATACCCGTGTAATGAACAGCCGGGGTATGTGGCTGACATATGCATTGGGAGTTGGCTTGCTCCATATTGTCTTACTCAGCATTCCTTTCTTCAGTGTTCCTGTTGCTTGGACCTTAACAAATATTATACATAATCTG GGGATGTATGTATTTTTGCATGCAGTAAAAGGAACACCTTTTGAAACTCCTGACCAAGGTAAAGCAAGGCTCCTAACTCATTGGGAACAACTGGACTATGGAGTACAGTTTACATCTTCACGGAAGTTTTTCACAATTTCTCCAATAATTCT ATATTTTCTGGCAAGTTTCTATACGAAGTATGATTCAACTCACTTCATCCTAAACACAGCTTCTCTTCTGAGTGTGCTTATTCCCAAAATGCCCCAACTACATGGTGTTCGGATCTTTGGAATTAATAAGTATTGA